In the genome of Luteitalea pratensis, the window GAGATCGAGCAACCACCGCACCATGTCGAGCATGTGGATGCACATGTCGCCGACGATGCCGTTGCCGTATTCCATGAAGGCGCGCCAACTGCGCGGGTGGACGAGCTTGTTGTACGGACGCATCGGCGCCGGCCCCGTCCACATCTCGTAGTCGAGCGTCGCGGGTGGCGTCGTGTCCGGCGGGTTCTCCCGCGTGCGCATGTGGTAGTAGCAGTAGATCTCGACCAGCCCCACGGTGCCGAGCAGGCCTTCCTTGATCACGCGATTGCGCGCGTTGATCAGATGCGGAGTGCTGCGACGCTGCGTGCCGACCTGTACCACGCGCTTGTACTTGCGCGCGGCGGCGAGGATCGCCTGCCCTTCGACGACGTCGACGCTGACGGGCTTCTGCAGGTAGAGATGCGCGCCCGACTTGAGAGCGGCGATGGCTGCCAGCGCGTGCCAATGGTCTGGTGTCCCGATCAGCGCGATGTCGAGATCGCGCTCCTTCAGCATCTCGCGGTAGTCGCGATACGTCCGTGGCGGCTTCTTCGAGGCCTGACGCGTGGCGATGATCGCGGCGGCATCGGCGAGCATCTGGGAGTCGACGTCACAGATCGACACGACGTCGACAGGCGCGACCTGGATCAGCCGCAGCAGGTCCGCCTTGCCGTACCACCCGGTGCCGATCAGCCCGACCCGCGGAGGCCTGGGTTGCGCCCGAGCCGCAATCGCGGCGGGCACCGGCAGCGCGGCCAGGGCGAGCGCGGTGCCGCCCTGCTTCAGGAAATCTCGGCGATGCATACACGCGCGTTGTATGGCCATTCGAGCCCGAATGCAAGCACCAGGGGCTCAACGCTCAAGACAACGGCGAATGCCGGCCCACGCGCCGCTCATCAACACGCGAATGCCAATGCCGCAAGGCTGCAATGTCGAACCAACCGTCGCGGCCCGTGACGCAACACGCGCGGCGCCCCTGCTCTCGACATTCCGGCATTCCGGCATTCCGGCATTCCGGTATTTGCCTGCGTGTCGCCCATCGATTGCAAGGGCGTCTC includes:
- a CDS encoding Gfo/Idh/MocA family protein, with translation MHRRDFLKQGGTALALAALPVPAAIAARAQPRPPRVGLIGTGWYGKADLLRLIQVAPVDVVSICDVDSQMLADAAAIIATRQASKKPPRTYRDYREMLKERDLDIALIGTPDHWHALAAIAALKSGAHLYLQKPVSVDVVEGQAILAAARKYKRVVQVGTQRRSTPHLINARNRVIKEGLLGTVGLVEIYCYYHMRTRENPPDTTPPATLDYEMWTGPAPMRPYNKLVHPRSWRAFMEYGNGIVGDMCIHMLDMVRWLLDLGMPLGVSSTGGILVDKNSKANISDTQTATFDFAGLPVVWTHRTYGDAPDPKYPWGATIYGDKGTLKASVMGWDFTPREGGTPLHEDVTYEFEQYPEDRTEKDLERHVAPAIRGHMKNLLACIESGNRPVADIEQGYMSTTACILANHSMKLGRSITWDAAAGRVAGDEEANRLLARPYRAPWDHPNPKDA